In Planctomycetia bacterium, one DNA window encodes the following:
- the moaC gene encoding cyclic pyranopterin monophosphate synthase MoaC, producing the protein MKRRSSSRRPASKRPASPRAPRDAELTHLDRRGAARMVDVSRKKVTRRRAMASAWVHLAPATLRRIVTGKMPKGDVFAVARLAGIAAAKRTPDVIPLCHVLPLDAVEITLEPISAKTVCIRATAVARARTGVEMEALVAVSAAALALYDMCKAVDRGIVIGPIRLDEKSGGQSGNWKRPRIT; encoded by the coding sequence ATGAAACGTCGATCAAGTTCCCGTCGCCCGGCATCGAAGCGCCCCGCCTCCCCCCGCGCGCCACGAGACGCAGAATTAACACACCTCGACCGCCGCGGTGCGGCCCGCATGGTCGACGTCTCGCGGAAGAAGGTCACGCGCCGCCGCGCCATGGCGTCGGCCTGGGTCCACCTGGCCCCCGCCACGCTGCGACGCATCGTGACTGGCAAGATGCCCAAGGGTGATGTCTTCGCCGTGGCACGGCTCGCCGGCATCGCCGCCGCCAAGCGCACGCCCGACGTCATCCCGCTTTGCCATGTCCTGCCGCTCGATGCCGTCGAGATCACCCTCGAGCCGATCTCCGCCAAGACCGTCTGCATCCGCGCGACGGCCGTCGCCCGCGCCCGCACCGGCGTGGAAATGGAAGCGCTCGTCGCCGTGTCCGCCGCCGCCCTCGCGCTCTACGACATGTGCAAGGCCGTCGACCGCGGCATCGTCATCGGCCCGATCCGCCTCGACGAAAAATCCGGCGGCCAATCCGGCAACTGGAAGAGACCACGAATCACCTGA
- a CDS encoding tetratricopeptide repeat protein has translation MPQSRHPPESACDAAPRWVWVAAGLIAIATLAAYLPAMHGGFIWDDDAHVTRPELRSAGGLLRIWFDVGATQQYYPLLHSAFWIQHKLWGDWPVGYHLVNTLLHAFSAVLVLFIVRRLLRAAQAPWADSASAMAAAVFALHPVHVESVAWITELKNTLSGVFYLSAMAIYLRFDDSRRAKWYALAFLLFVCGLLTKTVTATLPAALLVIFWWQRGRLTLRRDVAPLLPWFAIGAAAGLFTAWVEHDLIGAKGEEFEFTALQRGLLAGRVVWFYLGKLVWPANLIFIYPRWDVNPSAPAQWLYPFALIALLAVLFVLRRRHRAPLAAMLFFIGTLFPVLGFFNVYPFLFSFVADHFQYLASLGVIVFVCAAILRAMPARTGRAALALPIAIPMALAVLTFRQCGLYADVQTLYRTTIDRNPACWMAHNNLGVEYKNAGRIDDALALRPDYPEAWNNLGLALTEIGNLRGAADAYQQALKLRPANPGVLSNLGTLLTRMGRHADAIAQHEAALRLDPNDAQLHGNLAVSLQAAGRYADAVTHYRRSLELNPDQPGIRLQIALCDAAMKPPPQAIEAYTTIIRTHPNNSQAYFARAVLLAQIGQPDAAIKDYLRTLDINPDHFEAHNNLATLHAMAGRHVEAIPHFEQAVRLRPDFVEIRMNLAVAYAAVRQVDRARETARIALDQARAGGRTELVQKIEDWIRANSGTSSP, from the coding sequence ATGCCGCAATCGCGACATCCACCCGAATCCGCCTGCGACGCCGCGCCGCGTTGGGTATGGGTTGCAGCGGGTCTGATCGCCATCGCGACGCTCGCCGCCTACCTCCCCGCGATGCACGGCGGCTTCATCTGGGATGATGACGCCCACGTCACCCGTCCCGAACTCCGCTCGGCCGGCGGGCTGCTGCGAATCTGGTTCGACGTCGGCGCGACCCAGCAATACTACCCCCTGCTTCACAGCGCCTTCTGGATTCAACACAAGCTCTGGGGCGACTGGCCAGTCGGCTATCACCTCGTCAACACGCTCCTGCACGCATTCTCCGCGGTGCTCGTGCTGTTCATCGTGCGACGCTTGTTGCGCGCTGCGCAGGCCCCGTGGGCCGACTCGGCCTCCGCGATGGCCGCCGCCGTGTTCGCTCTGCACCCGGTTCACGTCGAATCGGTCGCGTGGATCACCGAACTAAAAAACACCCTCTCCGGCGTCTTCTATCTTTCGGCGATGGCGATCTATCTGCGCTTCGACGATTCGCGCCGGGCAAAATGGTACGCACTCGCATTTCTGCTTTTTGTTTGCGGCCTGCTCACCAAGACCGTCACCGCGACGCTCCCCGCCGCGCTGCTTGTGATCTTCTGGTGGCAGCGCGGACGTCTCACGCTGCGCCGAGACGTCGCGCCGCTTTTACCGTGGTTCGCGATCGGCGCCGCGGCCGGTCTCTTCACCGCCTGGGTCGAACACGACCTGATCGGCGCGAAGGGCGAGGAATTTGAGTTCACCGCATTGCAGCGCGGCCTGCTCGCCGGACGAGTCGTCTGGTTCTACCTCGGCAAGCTGGTCTGGCCCGCGAACCTGATCTTCATCTATCCCCGATGGGACGTGAATCCCTCCGCGCCGGCGCAGTGGTTGTATCCCTTCGCACTGATTGCGCTTCTCGCCGTGTTGTTCGTACTCCGCCGGCGCCACCGCGCCCCGCTGGCCGCAATGCTGTTCTTCATCGGAACGCTTTTTCCCGTCCTCGGCTTCTTCAACGTTTACCCCTTTCTGTTCTCGTTCGTCGCCGATCACTTCCAGTACCTCGCCAGCCTCGGTGTCATCGTCTTCGTCTGCGCGGCGATCCTGCGCGCGATGCCCGCCCGTACCGGCCGCGCCGCGCTCGCTCTGCCAATTGCCATTCCTATGGCACTCGCCGTCCTGACCTTCCGCCAATGCGGCCTCTACGCCGACGTGCAGACCCTCTACCGGACCACGATCGACCGAAACCCCGCTTGCTGGATGGCGCACAACAACCTCGGCGTGGAATACAAGAACGCCGGCCGCATCGACGACGCCCTCGCCTTGCGCCCGGACTATCCCGAAGCCTGGAACAACCTCGGCCTCGCCCTCACGGAGATCGGCAACCTGCGCGGCGCCGCCGATGCGTACCAGCAGGCCCTCAAACTCCGGCCCGCCAACCCCGGCGTCTTGAGCAATCTCGGCACGCTCCTGACCCGCATGGGCCGGCACGCCGATGCCATCGCGCAACACGAAGCCGCGCTGCGGCTCGATCCGAACGACGCGCAATTGCACGGCAACCTCGCCGTTTCGCTTCAGGCCGCCGGTCGCTACGCCGATGCGGTGACGCACTATCGCCGCTCCCTCGAATTGAACCCGGATCAACCGGGCATTCGATTGCAAATCGCGCTGTGCGACGCCGCGATGAAGCCTCCGCCGCAGGCCATCGAAGCCTACACCACGATCATCCGCACCCACCCGAACAACTCGCAAGCCTACTTCGCGCGGGCAGTGCTGCTTGCCCAAATCGGCCAGCCCGACGCCGCCATCAAGGACTATCTCCGCACGCTTGATATCAACCCCGACCACTTCGAAGCACACAACAATCTCGCCACGCTTCACGCGATGGCCGGCCGGCACGTGGAAGCGATCCCCCACTTCGAACAGGCTGTTCGCCTGCGGCCGGACTTTGTCGAGATCCGCATGAACCTCGCCGTGGCCTACGCAGCGGTCCGTCAGGTGGATCGCGCCCGCGAGACGGCGCGAATCGCCCTCGATCAGGCCCGGGCCGGCGGTCGAACCGAACTCGTGCAGAAAATCGAAGACTGGATTCGAGCCAACTCCGGCACCTCGTCGCCGTAA
- a CDS encoding polyprenyl synthetase family protein: MEHATAFQPATAAPRPAEGPDGTSTDDLFAPIAPALDQALAIFDEELRSDLPFVRELIAQVRRYRGKLLRPRLALLAAQACGGIRREHLTLAAVVEMVHLATLVHDDVLDEADVRRDGPTVNALAGNEAAVMLGDCLISHAYHLCCSLDSTRIARRIAAVTNTLCEGELMQIHHRGNFALTEIEYFEIITRKTAALTSAATELAAELCAADSQTVRCLAGYGRELGIAFQIVDDLLDLTGSQRDVGKSVGRDAQLGKLTLPAIRFREQHPARRAELEAALTDASAGRATRLLQLIEGTDAVEYSLASARSCVESAHAHLEKLPPATTPESLDARRALDAAAAAVLTRRR, encoded by the coding sequence ATGGAACACGCCACCGCTTTTCAACCCGCAACCGCTGCGCCGCGTCCGGCGGAAGGCCCGGACGGCACGTCCACGGACGATCTTTTCGCCCCGATCGCGCCGGCGCTCGATCAGGCGCTCGCGATCTTTGACGAAGAATTGCGCAGCGATCTGCCGTTTGTTCGCGAGCTGATCGCCCAGGTTCGTCGTTACCGCGGCAAGCTGCTTCGTCCTCGGCTCGCCCTGTTGGCGGCGCAGGCCTGCGGCGGCATTCGACGTGAGCACCTGACCCTCGCCGCCGTCGTCGAGATGGTCCACCTCGCCACGCTCGTTCACGACGATGTCCTCGATGAGGCCGACGTGCGACGCGACGGGCCGACCGTCAACGCCCTCGCCGGCAACGAAGCCGCCGTCATGCTCGGCGATTGCCTCATCTCGCACGCTTACCACCTCTGTTGCAGCCTCGATTCCACACGCATCGCCCGGCGCATCGCCGCCGTCACCAATACCCTCTGCGAAGGCGAGTTGATGCAGATTCATCATCGCGGAAACTTCGCCCTGACCGAGATCGAGTATTTCGAAATCATCACGCGCAAAACCGCCGCCCTGACCAGCGCGGCCACCGAATTGGCCGCCGAGCTTTGCGCCGCCGATTCGCAGACCGTTCGCTGCCTGGCCGGCTACGGCCGCGAGCTGGGGATCGCGTTTCAGATTGTCGACGACCTGTTGGATTTGACCGGTTCGCAGCGGGACGTGGGAAAGTCCGTCGGGCGCGATGCGCAACTCGGAAAGCTGACGCTCCCCGCGATTCGGTTCCGCGAGCAACATCCCGCGCGCCGGGCCGAACTGGAGGCCGCCTTGACCGACGCGAGCGCCGGCCGAGCCACCCGATTGTTGCAATTGATCGAGGGGACCGACGCCGTCGAGTATTCCCTCGCATCGGCCCGGTCGTGTGTCGAGTCGGCCCACGCCCATCTCGAAAAACTACCGCCCGCAACCACGCCGGAATCGCTCGACGCGCGACGCGCGCTGGACGCCGCAGCCGCCGCCGTCCTCACCCGCCGCCGCTGA
- the recO gene encoding DNA repair protein RecO produces the protein MALIKDEAVVLRRLDFSESSQVLAVFTRAHGQQRVIAKGVKRATRQRASVGIDLLERGDIVFSQRPGGEERLSPLTEWRQLDHYPHLRADLARYYAGLYAGEAVAMLTEAHDPHVGLFDGLRKYLADLSSDEPGLLLARFLWLLLTEIGLQPELSVCTSCRRLVTEDRVLYFSSRSGGAICRDCEPASIEKFQLSVGATKITRGGPTDARGVRAALTMLDYHITEILGRPLRAARSMHATVVKSVSGGG, from the coding sequence ATGGCGCTGATCAAGGACGAGGCCGTCGTGCTTCGCAGGCTGGACTTCAGCGAGTCGTCGCAGGTGCTCGCGGTGTTCACCCGCGCGCACGGCCAGCAGCGCGTGATCGCCAAAGGCGTGAAGCGCGCGACGCGGCAGCGCGCCAGCGTCGGCATCGATCTGCTTGAGCGGGGGGATATTGTTTTCTCGCAGCGACCGGGGGGGGAGGAGCGGCTTTCGCCGCTGACAGAATGGCGACAATTGGATCATTATCCGCATCTGCGCGCGGACCTCGCGCGGTATTACGCCGGGCTGTACGCGGGTGAGGCGGTGGCCATGCTCACCGAGGCGCACGATCCGCATGTGGGGCTGTTTGACGGGCTGCGAAAATATCTGGCGGATCTGTCTTCGGACGAGCCGGGGCTGCTGCTGGCGCGGTTCCTGTGGCTGCTGCTGACGGAGATCGGCTTGCAGCCCGAGTTGTCGGTGTGCACAAGCTGCCGGCGATTGGTGACGGAAGATAGGGTTCTGTACTTCAGTTCGCGATCGGGGGGTGCGATCTGCCGGGATTGCGAGCCGGCCTCGATCGAGAAGTTTCAGTTGAGCGTGGGAGCGACGAAAATCACCCGGGGGGGGCCAACGGACGCGCGCGGGGTGCGTGCGGCGCTGACGATGCTGGATTATCACATCACGGAGATTCTGGGCCGGCCGCTGCGTGCGGCGCGCTCGATGCACGCAACGGTGGTGAAGTCGGTCAGCGGCGGCGGGTGA